In a single window of the Phycisphaerales bacterium genome:
- a CDS encoding TonB-dependent receptor, whose protein sequence is MTDRFTVAALCALGVAVSSAWAQDAPPEQPPTEQPPPQDVGDSPEAPESPQPPAESQPQRVVRFEPIVVTARKWEELLRDVPGNVDVLNESFLEDSGVRTMRDASFFVPNLFINEFSSRRLTFPTMRGVGSGIGDPAVTTYIDGVPQLTNNSTNLPLIDVERIEFLRGPQGTLYGRNSIGGVINILTKRPSNEPEFRVGGMWGNYSLQEYDVSANVPLIEDELFASFSGLFSKRDGYTENLATGNDVDFRESFFGRGQILWTPSEQSEFRLSIFGETSDDGGFVLSELNGLRRMPHRINQDFEGRADRDLFGAALTWNYYGESVDFVSISAFEDWEIHETSDFDFSIIDGIRRRTEESQYYFSQEFRLSSAEGSELALGDEMQLRWLAGLSVFVADSDRLAANNFRPGGAGILFPPAQVGLDTQFGNFDDFGIAGFGQATLQVNPKLDLTAGLRYDYEHKEATVNHTFETGGFTVLSTTTSIDRDFDQVVPMFGATYDFADNVTAYGSAAMGFKAGGFNLNAPTGRLAFDQETSWTYEGGLKTTFLDERLAINASAFYIDWDDLQLSLFDAMAGGYIANAASATSRGFELELNIKPAEGWDLFAGLGYTDAEFENFIDPYGTDVSGRKLAFVPDRTWNLGAQYTGTINSTTQWYARGEYVGVGTYYYDAGNRASESFELANFRLGVRSGNVSVEGWIRNAFDQDYVLVAFQPSPVDPSVFVGESGAPQTFGVTVNITF, encoded by the coding sequence ATGACGGACCGTTTCACAGTCGCGGCTCTGTGTGCACTCGGCGTGGCCGTCTCCTCCGCCTGGGCGCAGGACGCTCCGCCCGAACAGCCGCCGACGGAGCAGCCGCCGCCGCAGGACGTCGGAGATTCTCCCGAAGCCCCCGAGAGTCCGCAGCCGCCGGCCGAGAGTCAGCCGCAGCGCGTGGTGCGCTTCGAGCCGATCGTGGTGACGGCCCGCAAGTGGGAGGAACTGCTGCGCGACGTGCCCGGCAACGTCGATGTACTCAATGAATCGTTCCTCGAAGACTCCGGCGTGCGCACCATGCGCGACGCTTCGTTTTTCGTCCCCAACCTGTTCATCAACGAGTTCTCATCGCGCCGCCTGACGTTTCCCACCATGCGCGGCGTCGGCTCGGGCATCGGCGACCCGGCGGTCACGACCTACATCGACGGCGTGCCTCAACTCACGAACAACAGCACCAACCTGCCGCTCATCGACGTGGAGCGCATCGAGTTTCTGCGCGGCCCGCAGGGCACCCTGTACGGTCGCAACTCCATCGGCGGCGTGATCAACATCCTCACCAAGCGGCCGAGCAACGAGCCCGAATTCCGCGTTGGCGGCATGTGGGGTAATTACAGCCTGCAGGAATACGACGTCTCCGCCAATGTGCCGCTGATCGAAGATGAACTCTTCGCGAGCTTCTCGGGCCTGTTCTCGAAGCGCGATGGCTACACGGAGAACCTCGCGACGGGCAACGACGTCGATTTCCGCGAATCGTTCTTCGGCCGCGGTCAGATCCTCTGGACGCCGAGCGAGCAGTCGGAGTTTCGCCTGTCGATCTTCGGCGAGACTTCGGATGACGGCGGATTCGTGCTTTCCGAACTCAATGGCCTGCGGCGCATGCCGCATCGGATCAATCAGGATTTCGAAGGCCGCGCCGACCGCGATCTCTTCGGCGCAGCCCTGACGTGGAACTACTACGGCGAAAGTGTCGACTTCGTCTCCATCTCCGCTTTCGAGGACTGGGAAATCCACGAGACCTCGGACTTCGACTTCTCCATCATCGACGGCATCCGCCGCCGGACCGAGGAATCGCAGTATTACTTCAGCCAGGAGTTTCGCCTTTCTTCAGCCGAAGGAAGCGAACTGGCGCTCGGCGATGAGATGCAGCTCCGATGGCTCGCGGGATTGAGCGTCTTCGTTGCCGATTCTGACCGGCTGGCGGCGAACAACTTCCGCCCCGGCGGCGCTGGCATTCTCTTCCCGCCGGCGCAGGTCGGCCTCGACACGCAGTTTGGCAACTTCGACGACTTCGGCATCGCCGGCTTTGGGCAGGCGACGCTGCAGGTCAATCCCAAGCTCGATCTCACCGCCGGCCTGCGGTACGACTACGAGCACAAAGAAGCGACGGTGAACCACACGTTCGAAACCGGCGGCTTCACGGTGCTATCCACCACGACGAGCATCGACCGCGACTTTGACCAGGTCGTGCCCATGTTCGGCGCCACCTACGACTTCGCCGACAACGTGACGGCCTACGGCTCGGCGGCGATGGGCTTCAAAGCAGGCGGTTTCAACCTCAACGCACCCACGGGCCGCCTGGCCTTCGACCAGGAAACGAGCTGGACGTACGAAGGCGGATTGAAGACAACCTTCCTCGACGAGCGCCTGGCGATCAACGCGTCGGCGTTCTACATCGACTGGGACGACCTGCAACTGTCGCTCTTCGACGCCATGGCGGGCGGCTACATCGCCAACGCCGCGTCGGCGACGAGCAGAGGATTCGAGCTTGAACTGAACATCAAGCCCGCCGAAGGGTGGGACCTGTTCGCCGGCCTTGGCTACACCGACGCCGAGTTCGAGAACTTCATCGATCCATACGGCACCGACGTGAGCGGTCGCAAACTCGCCTTTGTGCCTGATCGCACGTGGAACCTCGGCGCTCAGTACACCGGCACGATCAACTCGACCACGCAGTGGTACGCGCGCGGAGAGTACGTCGGCGTGGGCACCTACTATTACGACGCCGGCAATCGCGCGAGCGAGTCATTTGAACTGGCGAACTTCCGCCTCGGCGTGCGCAGCGGCAATGTGAGCGTGGAGGGCTGGATCCGCAACGCGTTCGACCAGGACTACGTGCTGGTGGCTTTCCAACCCAGCCCGGTCGATCCGAGCGTGTTCGTCGGCGAGAGCGGCGCGCCGCAGACGTTCGGCGTGACGGTGAACATCACGTTCTGA
- a CDS encoding PQQ-binding-like beta-propeller repeat protein: MRTLQFNPTIKRLARSTALAASLTTALAHAEDWPSWRGPNQNGTSSERGLPEQISLTAPTLAWSQPIASRGTPVIFDGRVYTLGYEGAGPDLQEILLCLDEKTGEKIWDRRANDFISDIVYNRYAICSPTVDPETGNVYWTTHAGLFSCFDRDGKLLWQHSMMEEFGRTTYPNGRTVAPAIDGDLVIVHGMTSSWGKHGPTRNRFHAFDKRTGDLVWTATPEGGPKDNPFSLPVFEWRDGQRLLYAGTAEGCVACVNAKTGDVVWKMPITVGGVCASTLLYRDTLIAVHGTENLDSSDSGRMLAIRLGATPEAGKPGPVILGADHEAWRNGVESFSSSPVLVGNRVYVTNMTGELLSVDADTGRILWSQKLAATQIHASPAAGEGRLYVPMANGLFYVIEPTDAGPKELSKVQLQGECLGAPAIANGCVYIHTTEKLYCFRGPGALQATKTIRAAEIEPARGEASRLLIVPAEVNLVPGQTQPFTARLVDKHGLVVQAQQSGITWNLNPKLPVSAGPNGELIVSSSAKGGAAEVEGECNGLKATVRLRITPRLEFTEDFESTALTQTREGSDYNAFSFPPGQWFAARVQWEVVEKDGGKVLAQTLDNPLFQRTQSLIGNPDSRNYTMQVDIMSDGNRRLMSSAGVINQRYLIMLKGNYQEIEISSNMERIKESAPFKCRPNVWYRLKTRVDAQPDGSNIIRAKAWERDQPEPDEWTIEVRHENGHTHGAPGIYGFVPQSRFRVYLDNITVTAND, from the coding sequence ATGCGAACACTTCAATTCAACCCCACGATCAAGCGGCTTGCACGATCGACGGCACTGGCGGCGTCGCTGACGACCGCCCTCGCTCACGCCGAAGACTGGCCGAGTTGGCGCGGCCCGAACCAGAACGGCACATCCAGCGAGCGCGGCCTGCCCGAACAGATTTCTTTGACAGCGCCGACCCTCGCCTGGTCGCAGCCCATCGCCAGCCGCGGCACGCCGGTGATCTTCGACGGGCGCGTGTACACCCTTGGCTACGAAGGCGCGGGGCCGGACCTGCAGGAGATCCTGCTCTGCCTCGACGAGAAGACCGGCGAGAAGATCTGGGATCGACGAGCCAACGACTTCATCAGCGACATCGTCTACAACCGCTACGCCATCTGCTCGCCCACGGTGGATCCGGAGACCGGCAACGTCTACTGGACCACGCACGCCGGCCTCTTCTCCTGTTTTGATCGCGATGGCAAGCTGCTCTGGCAGCACTCGATGATGGAAGAGTTCGGCCGAACGACCTATCCGAACGGCCGGACCGTCGCGCCAGCCATCGACGGCGATCTGGTGATCGTCCACGGCATGACCTCTTCGTGGGGCAAGCACGGCCCGACGCGCAACCGCTTTCACGCGTTCGACAAGCGCACCGGCGATCTTGTGTGGACCGCCACACCTGAGGGTGGGCCCAAGGACAATCCATTCTCCCTGCCCGTGTTCGAATGGCGCGACGGCCAGCGCCTGCTCTACGCCGGCACCGCCGAAGGCTGCGTGGCATGCGTCAATGCGAAGACCGGGGACGTCGTGTGGAAGATGCCCATCACCGTCGGCGGCGTCTGCGCTTCGACGCTGCTCTACCGCGACACGCTCATCGCGGTGCACGGCACGGAGAATCTCGACTCTTCCGACTCCGGACGCATGCTCGCCATCCGCCTCGGAGCGACCCCGGAAGCCGGCAAGCCTGGTCCGGTTATCCTCGGCGCTGACCATGAGGCATGGCGAAACGGCGTTGAGTCGTTCAGCAGTTCTCCCGTGCTGGTCGGAAACCGCGTTTACGTGACGAACATGACCGGCGAGCTGCTGTCGGTCGATGCTGACACCGGCCGCATTCTCTGGTCGCAGAAACTGGCCGCCACGCAAATCCACGCCTCACCCGCCGCCGGCGAAGGCCGCCTGTACGTTCCGATGGCCAACGGCCTGTTCTACGTCATCGAGCCGACCGACGCCGGGCCCAAGGAACTCTCGAAGGTGCAGCTGCAGGGCGAGTGCCTCGGTGCGCCGGCAATCGCCAACGGCTGCGTGTACATCCACACGACCGAAAAGTTGTACTGCTTCCGCGGCCCGGGCGCCCTGCAGGCGACCAAGACCATCCGTGCTGCGGAAATCGAGCCGGCCCGGGGCGAGGCGAGCCGCCTGCTGATTGTCCCCGCCGAAGTCAATCTCGTGCCAGGGCAGACGCAGCCCTTCACCGCCCGGCTTGTCGATAAACACGGCCTGGTGGTGCAAGCGCAGCAATCCGGCATCACCTGGAATCTCAATCCCAAACTCCCAGTGAGCGCGGGACCCAACGGTGAACTCATCGTTTCCAGCAGCGCTAAAGGCGGCGCGGCCGAAGTCGAGGGCGAGTGCAACGGACTCAAGGCGACCGTTCGCCTGCGCATCACGCCACGCCTCGAGTTCACCGAAGATTTTGAATCCACCGCGCTGACTCAAACGCGCGAAGGCTCGGATTACAACGCGTTTTCGTTCCCGCCGGGGCAGTGGTTTGCGGCCCGCGTGCAATGGGAAGTCGTCGAGAAGGACGGCGGCAAGGTGCTCGCCCAGACGCTCGACAACCCGCTCTTCCAGCGCACCCAGTCGCTGATTGGCAATCCCGACAGCCGCAACTACACCATGCAGGTGGACATTATGTCCGACGGCAACCGCCGGCTGATGTCCTCGGCGGGCGTGATCAATCAGCGCTACCTCATCATGCTCAAGGGCAACTACCAGGAGATCGAGATCTCCTCGAACATGGAGCGGATCAAGGAATCGGCGCCGTTCAAGTGCCGTCCCAACGTCTGGTACCGCCTGAAGACGCGCGTGGACGCCCAGCCGGACGGCTCGAACATCATCCGCGCCAAGGCATGGGAGCGTGACCAGCCCGAACCGGATGAGTGGACGATCGAAGTGCGCCACGAGAACGGCCACACGCACGGCGCGCCGGGAATCTACGGCTTCGTCCCCCAGAGCCGCTTTCGCGTCTACCTCGACAACATCACCGTGACCGCCAACGACTGA
- a CDS encoding PQQ-binding-like beta-propeller repeat protein, giving the protein MNVRNAVSLTLAAALATTAPSRAQDWPMWGRDITRNMVSSATGLPTEFNAGEFIGASDQIDASTTQNIKWIAKLGSQAYGNPTIANGRVYVGTNNDSPRDPRFKGDRSVLYCFDEKTGEMIWMLNCPKLGTGKVSDWEYLGICSSPSIDGDRVYLVTNLCEVVCLDVNGMANGNDGPFQDEGQHMAGRGNPPMEVKDTDADIIWTLNMIDECGVFPHNITSSSVLVVGDYLWVTTSNGVDYGHVETPSPMAPSLILVRKASGELIAEEASGLSQRIFHCNWSSPAYLKNDSADLCVFGGPDGWCYGFSPDPTVDEDGYPILKELFRFDCNPPEYRTRDGKPIKYATRAGPSEVLATPVVYNGRVYTAIGQDPEHGEGAGNLVCFDPTKTGDITQSGKVWSYQKIARSISTLAIHDGLVFAADFSGFVYCLDAETGEEYWVHDTKGHIWASPLVADGKVYIGNEDGYMTILSAGKEYKLINEIDMKSPVYSSAVAANGTLYVATHTHLFAIANTAAGAESKEQAP; this is encoded by the coding sequence ATGAACGTGCGTAATGCAGTATCTCTTACCCTCGCCGCCGCGCTGGCGACGACGGCGCCGAGCCGGGCGCAGGACTGGCCGATGTGGGGCCGCGATATCACCCGCAACATGGTCTCGAGCGCCACCGGACTCCCCACCGAGTTCAATGCGGGAGAATTCATCGGCGCTTCGGATCAGATCGACGCTTCGACCACCCAGAACATCAAGTGGATCGCCAAGCTGGGCTCACAGGCATACGGCAACCCGACCATCGCCAACGGCCGCGTCTACGTCGGCACGAACAACGACTCGCCGCGCGATCCTCGCTTCAAGGGCGATCGCAGCGTGCTCTACTGCTTCGACGAGAAGACCGGCGAGATGATCTGGATGCTCAACTGCCCCAAGCTCGGCACGGGAAAGGTGAGCGACTGGGAGTATCTGGGAATCTGCTCCTCGCCGTCGATCGACGGCGACCGCGTCTATCTCGTGACCAACCTGTGTGAGGTCGTTTGCCTCGATGTGAATGGCATGGCCAACGGCAACGACGGGCCATTTCAGGACGAGGGCCAGCACATGGCCGGGCGCGGCAACCCACCCATGGAAGTAAAGGACACGGACGCCGACATCATCTGGACGCTCAACATGATTGACGAGTGCGGCGTGTTCCCGCACAACATCACCTCGAGCAGCGTGCTTGTCGTCGGTGACTACCTCTGGGTGACCACGTCCAACGGCGTGGACTACGGGCACGTCGAAACGCCCTCGCCCATGGCACCAAGCCTCATCCTGGTTCGCAAGGCAAGCGGAGAACTGATCGCCGAAGAGGCCTCGGGCCTCAGCCAGCGCATCTTCCACTGCAACTGGAGTTCGCCGGCCTACCTCAAGAACGATTCCGCCGACCTGTGCGTCTTCGGCGGCCCCGACGGCTGGTGCTACGGCTTCTCGCCTGACCCGACGGTCGATGAAGACGGCTATCCCATCCTCAAGGAACTGTTCCGCTTTGACTGCAACCCGCCTGAGTATCGCACGCGCGATGGCAAGCCAATCAAATACGCCACGCGCGCGGGCCCGAGCGAGGTGCTCGCCACTCCCGTCGTCTACAACGGCCGCGTCTACACCGCGATCGGCCAGGACCCGGAACACGGCGAAGGCGCCGGCAATCTCGTGTGCTTTGATCCGACCAAGACCGGCGACATCACGCAGAGCGGCAAGGTCTGGTCGTATCAGAAAATCGCCCGCTCGATTTCGACGCTGGCGATCCATGACGGCCTCGTGTTTGCGGCTGACTTCTCCGGCTTCGTCTACTGCCTCGATGCCGAAACCGGAGAGGAGTACTGGGTCCACGACACCAAGGGCCACATCTGGGCCTCGCCGCTTGTCGCCGACGGCAAAGTCTACATCGGCAACGAAGACGGCTACATGACCATCCTCAGCGCCGGCAAGGAGTACAAGCTCATCAACGAGATCGACATGAAGTCGCCGGTCTATTCGAGCGCCGTCGCAGCCAACGGCACACTCTACGTCGCCACGCATACGCACCTCTTTGCCATCGCCAACACCGCCGCAGGAGCCGAGTCCAAGGAGCAGGCCCCGTGA
- a CDS encoding DUF3311 domain-containing protein — protein MMPARRSSAWWVIWALAAVLFVLHQDFWFWDDRTLVLGFLPVGLAYHVAYSVAAALLWFAAVRFAWPHHIEEWADGIESGPNPPSPRMKA, from the coding sequence GTGATGCCGGCGCGCCGCTCGAGTGCGTGGTGGGTGATCTGGGCGCTGGCGGCGGTGCTGTTCGTACTGCACCAGGACTTCTGGTTCTGGGATGACCGCACGCTGGTGCTGGGCTTTCTGCCCGTCGGGCTGGCGTATCACGTGGCCTACTCGGTCGCGGCGGCCCTGCTCTGGTTCGCGGCGGTCCGCTTCGCCTGGCCGCATCACATCGAAGAATGGGCCGACGGGATCGAATCCGGTCCGAACCCACCCTCTCCGCGGATGAAGGCATGA
- a CDS encoding sodium:solute symporter family protein, which yields MAQASLVPLWIIAGYLALLLGLGVVSSRFFKGTAADYFVVSRSVGSFLLLMSVFGTTMTGFALVGSTGESFAKGIGVYGLMASWSGLIHSAVFFLIGIRLWAVGKRYGYVTQCEYFRDRFDSPALGYILFAILVLLLIPYLLVGVIASGRFMQATTAGMFPETFVMTLPNGNPHPLTGSLPLWLGSLVVCLVVLGYVFFGGLRGAVWANTFQTIVFMITGVVAFYLIAQKFGGMQAASAKLLESTSAERAARGSQIGQAQFFTYCFVPLSVGMFPHLFQHWLTARSARSFRLTVVAHPVFIAIVWMPCILIGMWAAGLFADGGLRLPKNPDGTPISNAVLGAVINQLVHSNVLSGLVGAGVLAAIMSSLDSQFMCIGTMFTNDIVLRTCGRDRFNDRQKVWISRVFILAIVGVTYGLAVYMMGDDRRSQSVFALGVWCFSGFASLFPLVFAAVYWRRTTRAGALASVLVAAAVWAVLFYRDIFAEKAPGSEDEKLILGMMPVTFIFAASAITLIVVSLISRPLSEATVRKFFDPDAGDRR from the coding sequence ATGGCTCAGGCATCCCTGGTTCCTCTGTGGATCATCGCCGGCTACCTGGCGCTGCTGCTCGGGCTGGGCGTCGTATCGAGCAGGTTCTTCAAGGGAACCGCCGCCGACTACTTCGTCGTCTCCCGGTCAGTGGGCTCGTTCCTGCTGCTGATGAGCGTGTTTGGCACCACGATGACCGGCTTTGCGCTGGTCGGATCGACGGGCGAGTCGTTCGCCAAGGGCATCGGCGTATACGGCCTGATGGCCTCGTGGAGCGGCCTCATTCATTCCGCCGTGTTTTTCCTCATCGGCATCCGCCTCTGGGCGGTGGGGAAGCGCTACGGCTACGTCACCCAGTGCGAGTACTTCCGCGATCGATTCGATTCGCCGGCCCTGGGCTACATTCTCTTTGCGATCCTCGTGCTGCTGCTCATTCCGTACCTGCTTGTGGGCGTCATTGCATCGGGCCGCTTCATGCAGGCGACCACAGCCGGCATGTTTCCCGAAACCTTCGTCATGACGCTGCCCAATGGCAACCCGCATCCGCTGACGGGTTCGCTGCCGCTGTGGCTCGGATCGCTGGTGGTCTGTCTCGTCGTGCTCGGCTATGTGTTCTTCGGCGGCCTGCGCGGCGCCGTCTGGGCCAACACGTTTCAAACGATCGTGTTCATGATCACCGGCGTGGTGGCGTTCTACCTCATCGCGCAGAAGTTCGGCGGAATGCAGGCGGCGTCGGCGAAACTGCTCGAGTCCACCAGCGCCGAACGCGCTGCGCGCGGTTCGCAGATCGGCCAGGCGCAGTTCTTCACCTACTGCTTTGTACCTCTGTCGGTGGGCATGTTCCCGCACCTGTTTCAGCACTGGCTCACGGCGCGCAGCGCACGGAGCTTTCGCCTCACCGTCGTTGCCCACCCGGTGTTCATTGCCATCGTCTGGATGCCGTGCATCCTCATTGGCATGTGGGCGGCGGGCCTCTTTGCCGACGGCGGGCTGCGCCTGCCCAAGAATCCCGACGGCACGCCGATCTCCAACGCCGTGCTCGGCGCCGTCATCAACCAGCTCGTGCACTCCAACGTATTGAGCGGGCTTGTCGGCGCCGGCGTGCTCGCCGCGATCATGTCATCGCTCGATTCGCAGTTCATGTGCATCGGCACGATGTTCACCAACGACATCGTCCTGCGCACCTGCGGCCGCGACCGCTTCAACGACCGGCAGAAGGTGTGGATCAGCCGCGTCTTCATTCTCGCGATCGTCGGCGTCACCTATGGCCTGGCGGTGTACATGATGGGCGACGACCGCCGTTCGCAGAGCGTGTTCGCGCTGGGCGTGTGGTGCTTCTCGGGGTTTGCATCGCTGTTTCCGCTGGTGTTCGCCGCGGTGTATTGGCGGCGCACGACCCGGGCCGGGGCGCTGGCGAGCGTTCTCGTCGCCGCCGCGGTGTGGGCCGTGCTCTTCTATCGCGACATTTTCGCCGAGAAGGCGCCGGGCTCGGAAGACGAAAAGCTGATTCTTGGAATGATGCCCGTCACCTTCATCTTCGCCGCTTCCGCGATCACGCTCATCGTGGTTTCGCTCATCAGCCGCCCGCTCTCCGAGGCAACCGTCCGCAAGTTCTTTGATCCGGATGCGGGAGACCGTCGATGA
- a CDS encoding aldehyde dehydrogenase translates to MTLPHFPILRWGEPYESLDVDTVVHFATGEELCQVSQANPGLISRDMRQAHQAREALRAIPCEQLCRILSRAADLFTTAHLPMGSGTQSPDDFVRCQSATTGLPEHMCRFNMSKLHHVLTNLDAILNSLTRGLDRSIMTRGYGFEGDVMRSMQANSPVLGMVLPSNSPGTHGLWLPVPALQIGLVLKPGPLEPWTPFRMAQAFFEAGLPRESIGLYPGGAEVGMAVVSHVSRTMIFGSKATVEQYRGNPAVQVHGPGFSKIIIGDDCVDQWERHLDLMVDSILLNGGRGCINCSGIWVSRHARDIAEALAQRLGPIAPLPPADPAAPLAAFTIAAQAEGINAMIEQGLAESGVEDVTARHRDGDRLVDGQRCAYLRPTIIHCDSPKRALANTEFMFPFASVVQCPQSEMLAAIGDTLVATVISEDESFRRAAVDATNIDRLNLGAVPTTRLNWLQPHEGNIISFLYRERALQIG, encoded by the coding sequence TTGACTCTGCCGCACTTTCCCATCCTGCGCTGGGGCGAACCCTACGAGAGCCTCGACGTTGACACCGTCGTGCACTTTGCCACGGGTGAAGAACTCTGCCAGGTCTCGCAGGCGAACCCGGGCTTGATCTCGCGCGACATGCGCCAGGCGCACCAGGCGCGCGAAGCGCTGCGGGCCATTCCCTGCGAGCAGTTGTGCCGCATTCTCAGCAGGGCCGCTGATCTCTTCACAACTGCGCATCTCCCGATGGGCAGTGGCACGCAATCGCCCGACGATTTCGTGCGCTGCCAGAGCGCGACCACCGGTCTGCCCGAGCACATGTGCCGCTTCAACATGAGCAAGCTGCACCACGTGCTCACCAACCTCGACGCGATCCTCAACTCACTGACGCGCGGGCTCGACCGCTCCATCATGACGCGAGGCTACGGCTTCGAGGGCGACGTCATGCGGAGCATGCAGGCGAATTCGCCCGTGCTGGGCATGGTGCTGCCCTCCAATTCGCCCGGCACGCACGGCCTCTGGCTGCCCGTGCCGGCGCTGCAGATCGGCCTCGTGCTCAAGCCCGGGCCGCTTGAGCCGTGGACGCCTTTCCGCATGGCTCAGGCGTTCTTCGAAGCCGGCCTGCCGCGCGAATCGATCGGACTTTATCCGGGCGGCGCCGAAGTCGGCATGGCCGTCGTCAGCCACGTGTCGCGCACCATGATCTTCGGCAGCAAGGCCACCGTCGAGCAGTATCGCGGCAACCCGGCGGTGCAGGTGCACGGCCCGGGCTTCAGCAAGATCATCATCGGCGACGATTGCGTCGATCAGTGGGAGCGGCACCTCGATCTCATGGTGGACAGCATCCTGCTCAATGGCGGGCGAGGCTGCATCAACTGCTCGGGCATCTGGGTCTCGCGTCATGCGCGCGACATCGCCGAAGCCCTGGCGCAGCGCCTCGGCCCCATTGCCCCCCTGCCGCCCGCCGATCCGGCCGCGCCGCTCGCCGCGTTCACAATCGCCGCGCAGGCCGAGGGCATCAACGCGATGATCGAGCAGGGCCTTGCGGAAAGCGGCGTGGAAGACGTAACGGCGCGGCACCGCGACGGCGACCGCCTGGTGGACGGCCAGCGGTGCGCCTACCTTCGACCGACCATCATCCACTGCGATTCTCCGAAGCGAGCGCTGGCCAACACGGAGTTCATGTTCCCCTTCGCCAGCGTGGTCCAATGCCCGCAGAGCGAGATGCTCGCCGCCATCGGCGACACGCTGGTCGCCACGGTCATCAGCGAAGACGAGTCGTTCCGCCGGGCGGCCGTGGACGCCACGAACATCGACCGTCTCAATCTCGGGGCCGTGCCCACGACCCGTCTCAACTGGCTCCAGCCGCACGAAGGCAACATCATCAGTTTCCTGTACCGCGAACGCGCGCTGCAGATCGGATAG
- a CDS encoding iron-containing alcohol dehydrogenase has protein sequence MISRPPDLESATTTRIVFGPGSLAHIGSLVCEHGGSRVLLVTDQGLVRAGHAARAQEILDAAGLEVAVFDHVRPNPTDRDVEACLAVARQRGINFFVALGGGSAIDAAKGCNFLLTNGGSMRDYKGRGKVSTPLLPLIAIPTTAGTGSEVQSFALIADEHTHMKMACGDDSAAPRVAILDPELATTQPQSVIAASGVDAIAHAVESCVATNATDESRSFAAASFARSARHFERVLIDARDVEAQGQMLLAASMAGISIEKSMLGIAHSMANPLTAHFGVVHGVAVGLMLPHVVEFNAAESSAAGHYRLLATAGGFADGASGLAAALRRWQNAGRMPDSLESLGVPRESLPTLAGEAAAQWTARFNPRTATAADLLRLYEQAYR, from the coding sequence ATGATCTCTCGGCCTCCCGATCTTGAAAGTGCCACGACGACGCGCATCGTCTTCGGTCCCGGCTCGCTCGCGCACATCGGCTCGCTGGTGTGCGAGCACGGCGGATCGCGCGTGCTGCTTGTGACCGATCAGGGTCTCGTCCGCGCGGGGCACGCGGCACGGGCGCAGGAGATTCTCGACGCGGCGGGGCTTGAGGTCGCCGTGTTCGACCATGTGCGACCCAATCCGACGGACCGCGACGTGGAGGCGTGCCTCGCCGTCGCGCGGCAGCGCGGGATCAACTTCTTCGTCGCGCTCGGCGGCGGCAGCGCGATCGATGCCGCCAAGGGTTGCAACTTTCTGCTGACCAACGGCGGTTCGATGCGCGACTACAAGGGCCGCGGTAAGGTGAGCACGCCGCTGCTGCCGCTCATCGCCATCCCCACGACTGCCGGGACGGGAAGTGAGGTGCAGTCGTTCGCCCTCATCGCTGACGAGCACACGCACATGAAGATGGCGTGCGGCGACGATTCGGCAGCACCCCGCGTGGCCATTCTCGATCCCGAACTGGCCACGACCCAGCCGCAATCAGTGATCGCCGCCAGCGGAGTCGACGCGATCGCACACGCCGTGGAATCCTGTGTTGCTACGAATGCCACTGATGAGTCGCGGTCGTTTGCAGCCGCGTCATTTGCTCGAAGCGCGCGGCATTTCGAGCGGGTGCTGATTGACGCTCGCGACGTGGAGGCCCAGGGCCAGATGCTGCTGGCGGCGAGCATGGCCGGCATCTCCATTGAAAAGAGCATGCTCGGCATCGCCCACTCGATGGCCAATCCGCTCACCGCGCACTTCGGCGTGGTGCACGGCGTGGCGGTCGGTCTCATGCTGCCGCACGTGGTTGAATTCAACGCGGCCGAGTCGAGTGCGGCCGGGCACTACCGCCTCCTCGCAACCGCAGGTGGATTCGCGGACGGCGCCTCGGGCCTTGCAGCGGCCCTGCGGCGCTGGCAGAATGCCGGGAGAATGCCGGATTCACTCGAATCACTCGGCGTTCCGCGCGAATCCCTGCCCACGCTCGCCGGGGAGGCCGCCGCCCAGTGGACCGCCCGCTTCAATCCTCGAACAGCGACGGCCGCGGACTTGCTCCGCCTGTACGAACAGGCGTATCGATAG